Proteins encoded by one window of Phaenicophaeus curvirostris isolate KB17595 unplaced genomic scaffold, BPBGC_Pcur_1.0 scaffold_44, whole genome shotgun sequence:
- the LOC138733882 gene encoding transcription factor HES-7-like, which produces MSSVTEPHGDRKLLKPLLEKRRRDRMNRSLDRLRLLLLAATCDERLRSPKVEKAEILRKAVQFLRMQPLSDPAATEELLLRRYWSGYCECLARAAHFLQAIPAEPPSPAPGPTARCPPPLAVNPTNTSGL; this is translated from the exons ATGAGCAGCGTGACGGAACCCCACGGCGACAGGAAG CTCCTGAAGCCACTCCTGGAGAAGCGACGTCGCGACCGGATGAACCGGAGCCTTGACCGGctccggctgctgctgctggcggcAACTTGTGATGAG CGCCTGCGGAGCCCCAAGGTGGAGAAAGCCGAAATCCTGCGGAAAGCGGTGCAGTTCCTGCGGATGCAGCCCCTCTCAG ACCCTGCGGCGAcggaggagctgctcctgcgGCGCTACTGGAGCGGCTACTGCGAGTGCCTGGCCCGTGCTGCCCACTTCCTGCAGGCCATCCCAGCAGAGCccccctctcctgctccagggCCCACGGCCAGATGCCCCCCACCACTCGCTGTCAACCCCACCAACACCTCCGG GCTGTGA